The Planctellipticum variicoloris DNA window TCCTATACCTACAAAGGGACCCTGCTGGTCCGCGCCGCCGATCTGCCGGCCCCGATGCCTCCCGGACACTTCCTGCGGCAGTTCGGCCAGTCGGATCGCGAAACGATCGAGGGAAACACCACCGACGGAGCAGTGCCGCAGGTGCTGCAGATGTTCAACGGCCCGATCACCCACATGCTGCTCGATCCCAAGTCGCTGCTGTTCAAGAACGTCGTTTCCGAAGAGAAGCCCGACGAGCGCGTGAACGTGATCTTCCTCAGCATTCTCAGCCGTCGGCCGACGCCGGACGAAAAACAGATTGCCCTCGCCGAGATCCGCGAGCACGGCCCCGCCGGCTACGGCAACGTGATCTGGGCTCTGGTCAATACCCGCGAGTTCCTGTTCATCCAGTAGCCGCTCACCACACATTCCCTGCGCATTCAGCCGACTCCGTCAGGACTTCATAATGCTTCGCGGCCTGCGTCAGCTCGATTCACTCAATCGCCGCCGGTTCCTCGAACACACCGCCCGGGCCATGCTCGGCGTCAGCGTGCTTCCGGCGTTCGCCCGCGCGGCCGAGGAGAAGGCGGTCAAGCCGAACCCGCCCGGCGGCAACACGGCGAAGAACGTCATCTACCTCTATATGGGAGGGGCGATGACGCATCTGGACACGTTCGACCTCAAGCCCGGCCGTGATGTGCAGGGGGAGACGAAGGGGATCGCCACGAAGGTCGCGGGGATGCAGTTCGGGGAGCGTCTGCCCGAGCTGGCGAAGCTGGCTGACAAGCTGGCGGTCGTCCGCTCGCTGCACACGGAGACGGCGGACCACGAGCAGGGGCGGTATCTGCTGCGGACGAGCTACAAGGAAATCGCCACGATCCGGCATCCGGGAATGGGCGCCTGGGCGATCAAGCTCAAAGGGGCCCGCGACAAATCGCTGCCGGACAACGTACTGATCGGGCCCGAAGGACGCCATCCGGGCGCGGGGTTTCTGGAACCGAGCATGACGCCGGTGCCGATCGGCGATCCCATCGCCGGCCTGCAGAACACCAAGCAGCCCGAGTACCTGACTGAGGCGTCGTTCGGCAAGCGTCTGGAACTGATTGACAAGTTCGACAGCGGCTTCCGCAAGAAGTATCCGCAGAAACAGGTCGAGGCCTACTCCGAGTTCTACCGCCAGGCGACCGAGCTGATGTCGAGCTCGGACCTGAAGGCGTTCGACCTCAACCAGGAGAAGGACAAGGAGCGCGACGCCTATGGGCGGGACCGCTTCGGCCAGGGTTGCATGCTGGCCCGCCGGCTGGTCGAGCACGACGTCCGATTCGTCGAAGTCTCGCTCGACGGCTGGGATATGCACACCGACATTTACGAGGCCGGCAAGCTGCCGGAGAAGGCCGCCAATCTCGACCGCGCCCTGTCGGCCCTGCTGACGGATCTCGAAGCCCGCGGCCTGCTCAAAACGACGCTGGTCGTGCTGGGGACCGAGTTCGGCCGGACCCCCAAAATCAATCCGAACGGCGGGCGCGACCACCACCCGGGCGTCTTCAGCGGACTGCTCGCCGGCGGCGGCATCAAGGGCGGCCGTCACTGGGGAACTTCGGATGAAGACGGCTTCCGCCCCGCAGACGACGGCGTCACCGTCGGCGACTTCAACGCCACCATCGCCTGGTCCATGGGCCTGCCGTTGAACCTGGAGGTCTTCTCCAAATCAGGCCGACCGTTTAAGGTCGCCCACGACGGAAAGCCGCTGGTGAAGCTGTTTTCGTAAACGCGGCGGCGAGCCGCGCTCGGGTTGTTTTCGTCTGCCACTGCTGAACCCTCCGCGGGTCAGCAGTGCTTCACATCAGCGAGGCGACCCGGCGTCCGATGCCCCATCCCATTCGATCCGCTCGAACAGCCGTCGCAGCTTCTCGCCGCGCGCCGGATTCGTACTTGCCACGTGGCTGATCTTCCCCAGCAGATGGCTGCAGAATTCGGCGTGGCCGGCGCGGTTCTGGCTGGCTGGACCGAAACGCATGCAGTTGTGCAGCGTGGCCCGCAGTGCGTCGTAGTCCTCGCGCGGCACGTTCAGGCGCTCGTTGAGGATCAGCCCCGCCGCCTGCTGCCGCTGACCGGCGGGCATCGTTCGGACTTTTCGGGCGCGGATCTGAAAACCTTCGTCCAGGACGATCGCCAGCGCCAGCACTCGAAACCGGGGCAGACTTCGCGCGAAGTCCCGGCCTCCCGAAAACACCAGATCGTCCGCATACCGCGTGTAGCGTGCACCGGCCTCCCGCGCCAGCCCCGTGAGCCGGCAGTCGAGACGAAAGGCGATCAGATTGGCCAGGGCAGGCGACGTCGGCGCTCCCTGCGGCAGATGGGGCGTCCCGGCGACGAGCCGGAGCTCCTCATAGGTCGCTTCCCCCAGAAAATCGCGAGCAGAGTCGATCACACCCCGCGGCGCCGCATTTGTGCAGAGTGCGGACAGCAACAATGCGATGTGATCCGGATAACCGAGCGTACGAAAGACGGCCGCGACCCGTGGTCGACGGAGGCTCGGAAAGAAATGCTGCAGGTCGGCCCGCCACACCACGGCCTGACCGACGTGAGGCGCAAGACACGTCGCCACGGACCGACCGCGACGGAAGGCATGCGCCGCCGGATGGACCGGGACGCGATCGAGGATCTCGTGCAGAATCTGCCGCTGCAGCGCCTTGAGACGGGGCTTGGGGGATTCGATCAGCCGGGCGCGCCGGCCCGGTCGAGTCAGCCACACATAGCGGTAGTTGCGAGCAGACTCCGTCTGTCGTCGCAGTTCCCACGAGTTCGGATCCGCCAGCCAGTCGCACTCGCTGACCGTCAGCCCGAGCCAATCGGCTACCTGGCCGGTCGTGGTGAGCGCGGGGACCGACCATTCGCGAAACCGGGCCAGACCGGGCGTCATCACCGCCGGTCCGCAGGCCGGAAGGTCGACCGTCACCGGTTGCCGACGACGCCTGAGCCACTCGATCAGCGTCAAATCCTGCCGAAGCATGCGCTGCAGTTCCAGGACGCCGGGCGGAGCGGAGAAGCGTCGAGTCAGAGTTCGACAAAGCGGCGGCGCCCAGTGCAGCCGCAGCCGCCGTCCCAGAGCCCTCCGGGTTCGATCCAGCAGGGCCTCTGCGGTCCAGTCGCCGGCAAGCAGGGCCAGGGCCATCTGACGGAAGAAGTCCTGGCGGGTCCGTGCGGCCATGTAGGGCGCTTTTCAGCGGAGATTCTGGAAGCCAAGAAGCAGCGAGCGACCGCGCGTCTCCACCAGGTCTTGTGCCGCCTGAGCAGTTCACCGCAGTCGCGGTGTGGGGCTCAGGCCCGGAAACGGTCAGGTGACGAACGAGCCGCGGGGTTTCCCCGCGGCGGCAGGAGGCCGCCCTTGCGGAATCGATCTCTCTGCCAGACTGAAGACGCGCGGCGCTCGGAAGCATCGTCGCCGGAGCGTGTGTTCAGAGTCAAGAGACTCCCTGCGTCCTGAAAAATCGGCCCGCAATGAACCGCCAGTCCCAAGACGCTGCCTCTGGACTTCCCCACGTTTTGTGGGCGCTCGAAATAGATCGCATCCTGAACCGTGACGAGAGCATTGACTGTCCGCGAAGCGTCGCACGGATACGGCAGAGTTCAAACGGGAAGCCGTGGAACTGGTGAAGCAGCAGCGGCTGTCGGTCGCGGAAGCGGCCCGTCGGCCGGATGCGCATGCCAATCTGCTGCGTCAGTGATGATGCAAAGCGTCTCGTCCGGCTCATTGCTTCAACGAGTGGTACTCCGCCGGGCCGGCCGGCCACCGCAGCGTGAAGTTCATCGAAAACGCAAGCCGGTGAAACTCGCCGCGGTGCGGCGTTACGGAATGCCAGACGTAGGCGGGGAAGATCAGCATCAGGCCCGGCCGCGGAATGACCTTGACGTGATCGCGATGACAAACGGCGGTCAGGTTGGCATTGAAGCGCGGATCGTGGAGCACCAGCACTCCGTCGCCGGGCTCGAAGTAGTCTTCGCCGTCGGCCGGCTGGATCGGCGGTCGATCGGAATCCGCCGTGCGG harbors:
- a CDS encoding DUF1501 domain-containing protein, encoding MLRGLRQLDSLNRRRFLEHTARAMLGVSVLPAFARAAEEKAVKPNPPGGNTAKNVIYLYMGGAMTHLDTFDLKPGRDVQGETKGIATKVAGMQFGERLPELAKLADKLAVVRSLHTETADHEQGRYLLRTSYKEIATIRHPGMGAWAIKLKGARDKSLPDNVLIGPEGRHPGAGFLEPSMTPVPIGDPIAGLQNTKQPEYLTEASFGKRLELIDKFDSGFRKKYPQKQVEAYSEFYRQATELMSSSDLKAFDLNQEKDKERDAYGRDRFGQGCMLARRLVEHDVRFVEVSLDGWDMHTDIYEAGKLPEKAANLDRALSALLTDLEARGLLKTTLVVLGTEFGRTPKINPNGGRDHHPGVFSGLLAGGGIKGGRHWGTSDEDGFRPADDGVTVGDFNATIAWSMGLPLNLEVFSKSGRPFKVAHDGKPLVKLFS
- a CDS encoding reverse transcriptase family protein — its product is MAARTRQDFFRQMALALLAGDWTAEALLDRTRRALGRRLRLHWAPPLCRTLTRRFSAPPGVLELQRMLRQDLTLIEWLRRRRQPVTVDLPACGPAVMTPGLARFREWSVPALTTTGQVADWLGLTVSECDWLADPNSWELRRQTESARNYRYVWLTRPGRRARLIESPKPRLKALQRQILHEILDRVPVHPAAHAFRRGRSVATCLAPHVGQAVVWRADLQHFFPSLRRPRVAAVFRTLGYPDHIALLLSALCTNAAPRGVIDSARDFLGEATYEELRLVAGTPHLPQGAPTSPALANLIAFRLDCRLTGLAREAGARYTRYADDLVFSGGRDFARSLPRFRVLALAIVLDEGFQIRARKVRTMPAGQRQQAAGLILNERLNVPREDYDALRATLHNCMRFGPASQNRAGHAEFCSHLLGKISHVASTNPARGEKLRRLFERIEWDGASDAGSPR
- a CDS encoding transposase, coding for MSAKRRTDTAEFKREAVELVKQQRLSVAEAARRPDAHANLLRQ